The Bradysia coprophila strain Holo2 chromosome IV, BU_Bcop_v1, whole genome shotgun sequence genome includes a region encoding these proteins:
- the LOC119065990 gene encoding UDP-glucosyltransferase 2-like produces MNGLADDGHEVTFVSPFPLNKPIKNCTEILLEHSWAGYKREVNNVHFWDSFLNVLDYGTKLTGWATTSENLKELIRSDKTFDVIIIELIYGEALLGLGHHFNAPVIATSSFGAYKWTTDVVASPVFSSFMPNTNNGYTDRMNFWQRMYNSASYWFDDIVMPLLSTSVQQRYLHDLFPNAKNMPTIAELKRNVSLVLLNTHWTVGTARPYPPNMIEVGGMHIDREIQPLPPNIQRFLDDAGRHGAIYLALGSCIEFSKLSNDKKDAIINALAEYPQMRIIIKSEEMITIPSHKPTDILIGPWFLQQSILAHSSVKLFITHGGMLSTLEAVHYAKPVIGIPIVFDEYLNSAVAQQNRYGISIPFEQLTEHRLRTALRDIISNASYTENARIISDRYRDQLRPPLETAIHWVKHIAKNKGAPQMRMVAVDLPFTVLYNLDVWAFILCVIGMGSYLIQCVMRSSFRYLSTDRSSGEAKLKRN; encoded by the exons agGTCAACAATGTCCACTTCTGGGATTCATTTTTGAACGTTCTTGATTATGGCACAAAACTAACTGGATGGGCAACGACTAGTGAAAATCTTAAGGAATTGATTCGTAGCGATAAAACGTTTGATGTAATTATCATAGAATTGATTTATGGCGAAGCACTTCTCGGACTGGGACACCACTTCAATGCACCAGTTATAGCAACGTCCTCATTCGGTGCATATAAGTGGACAACGGATGTTGTAGCTTCGCCCGTATTCTCGTCATTCATGCCGAACACAAACAACGGTTACACCGATCGCATGAATTTCTGGCAACGAATGTACAATTCGGCTAGCTATTGGTTTGATGACATTGTGATGCCACTGTTGTCAACGTCGGTACAACAACGGTATCTTCACGACCTGTTTCCGAATGCAAAGAACATGCCAACAATTGCAGAGCTGAAACGAAACGTATCACTCGTACTTTTAAATACACACTGGACAGTTGGAACGGCAAGACCGTATCCACCGAATATGATCGAAGTCGGTGGCATGCACATCGATCGGGAAATTCAGCCATTGCCACCGAATATCCAGAGATTTCTGGATGATGCTGGACGACATGGTGCAATTTATTTGGCACTCGGCTCGTGCATAGAGTTCTCAAAACTTTCTAATGATAAGAAGGACGCAATAATCAATGCCCTTGCCGAGTATCCGCAAATGCGAATTATTATCAAAAGTGAAGAGATGATTACGATTCCGTCACATAAACCAACGGATATTCTAATTGGACCGTGGTTCTTGCAACAATCAATTTTAGCTCATTCTTCAGTAAAACTGTTCATCACACACGGTGGCATGCTTAGTACATTAGAAGCGGTACATTATGCTAAGCCTGTTATCGGTATACCAATTGTTTTCGATGAATATCTAAATTCGGCTGTAGCTCAACAGAACCGATATGGCATTAGTATACCATTTGAGCAATTAACAGAACACAGACTGCGAACGGCCCTAAGAGACATTATTTCGAATGCAAG CTACACCGAAAACGCAAGAATTATATCCGATCGATACAGAGACCAATTGAGACCACCGTTAGAAACGGCCATCCACTGGGTGAAACACATTGCGAAAAACAAAGGAGCACCACAAATGCGAATGGTTGCAGTCGATTTACCGTTTACTGTCTTATACAATTTGGACGTTTGGGCTTTCATCCTATGTGTCATTGGTATGGGATCATATCTTATTCAGTGTGTAATGCGATCGAGTTTTCGGTATCTATCTACTGATCGATCATCAGGCGAAGCAAAATTAAAGCGAAATTga
- the LOC119066680 gene encoding protein Tube-like isoform X1 — translation MAFTRRTEVRHISQAELIKIAEILNVPSSSPAWKKVMQIVPSELIDHEQLNDCKPKYNIQNIRSIEKAGGRLKNSAYIFLEEWMTSGKIRPTLSHLLQLLVKSELWRAAEYVAINLLSEAPPQRPTTGPAAKIDISLPDDLGGIDNELLNGNYPNTSEIMDLNRCLEAASKNIASKQIFDRSLMPDRPISEQDLIRMATAPQLSQDVASTPVQTTNHLTRRPEHRDSQIQLSHVNSEDSQSNTGDIPNLSIFNVADGTASGQPECAARNVPYFSQITDRSQSTSGSAMSRVYSNDEGENSTGNVPHLSELMGQLNNQTNCSASAINPMDRISSVPTLTSLPNFSQLLNQSQSLDNRGKKQNSTDHHESPNGNIPHFSQLLSQSHPTSDNLTSEQNSNDTQECFDGNVPHLSQLLSQSHPTSDNLPQEQNSTDEGESFEANVPHLSQLVNQSIDGSGA, via the exons atggCATTCACCCGTAGAACAGAAGTCAGACACATATCACAAGCGGAATTGATTAAAATCGCGGAAATATTGAATGTACCGTCTAGCAGCCCGGCCTGGAAAAAGGTGATGCAAATTGTGCCTTCCGAATTGATAGATCATGAACAATTGAACGATTGCAAACCGAAGTACAATATCCAAAACATCAG ATCAATAGAAAAAGCTGGGGGAAGACTTAAGAATTCTGCATACATATTCCTTGAAGAATGGATGACTTCTGGCAAAATTCGACCCACACTCAGTCACCTATTACAGCTGCTTGTAAAGTCTGAACTATGGCGAGCCGCAGAGTACGTAGCAATCAATTTGTTGAGCG AAGCACCACCTCAGCGACCAACGACAGGACCTGCCGCAAAAATAGACATTTCTTTGCCAGACGACTTGGGCGGTATTGATAACGAACTGTTGAACGGAAACTATCCGAATACATCGGAGATTATGGATTTGAATCGGTGCCTTGAAGCTGCCAGTAAAAACATTGCGAGCAAGCAAATATTTGACCGTTCGTTGATGCCGGATCGCCCCATAAGCGAACAGGATTTGATACGTATGGCAACCGCGCCGCAATTGAGTCAAGATGTTGCTTCAACGCCAGTCCAGACAACGAATCACTTAACTCGCAGACCGGAACATCGAGACAGTCAGATACAATTGTCACATGTAAATTCCGAAGATTCGCAATCCAATACCGGTGACATTCCGAacttatcaattttcaatgttgccGATGGTACTGCAAGTGGGCAACCGGAATGCGCAGCCAGAAATGTTCCGTACTTCTCACAGATCACGGATCGATCGCAGTCAACGTCCGGCAGTGCCATGTCGAGGGTGTATTCAAATGATGAAGGTGAAAATTCTACCGGAAATGTTCCACATTTGTCAGAATTAATGGGACAGCTCAACAATCAAACGAATTGCTCAGCGTCAGCTATAAATCCTATGGATCGAATTTCGTCTGTTCCAACATTAACCAGTTTACcgaatttttcgcaattattGAATCAGTCGCAGTCGTTAGATAATCGgggaaagaaacaaaattcaaccGATCACCATGAGTCGCCAAACGGAAATAttccacatttttcacaattacTTAGTCAGTCGCATCCAACATCTGATAATTTAACGTCAGAACAGAATTCCAACGATACACAAGAATGTTTTGATGGAAATGTTCCACATTTGTCACAATTACTGAGTCAGTCGCATCCAACTTCCGATAATTTACCGCAGGAACAGAATTCAACCGATGAAGGAGAATCTTTTGAAGCAAATGTGCCACATTTGTCACAATTAGTAAATCAGTCAATTGATGGATCGGGAGCATGA
- the LOC119066680 gene encoding protein Tube-like isoform X2, producing MAFTRRTEVRHISQAELIKIAEILNVPSSSPAWKKVMQIVPSELIDHEQLNDCKPKYNIQNIRSIEKAGGRLKNSAYIFLEEWMTSGKIRPTLSHLLQLLVKSELWRAAEYVAINLLSEAPPQRPTTGPAAKIDISLPDDLGGIDNELLNGNYPNTSEIMDLNRCLEAASKNIASKQIFDRSLMPDRPISEQDLIRMATAPQLSQDVASTPVQTTNHLTRRPEHRDSQIQLSHVNSEDSQSNTGDIPNLSIFNVADGTASGQPECAARNVPYFSQITDRSQSTSGSAMSRVYSNDEGENSTGNVPHLSELMGQLNNQTNCSASAINPMDRISSVPTLTSLPNFSQLLNQSQSLDNRGKKQNSTDHHESPNGNIPHFSQLLSQSHPTSDNLTSEQNSNDTQECFDGNVPHLSQLLSQSHPTTDEGESFEANVPHLSQLVNQSIDGSGA from the exons atggCATTCACCCGTAGAACAGAAGTCAGACACATATCACAAGCGGAATTGATTAAAATCGCGGAAATATTGAATGTACCGTCTAGCAGCCCGGCCTGGAAAAAGGTGATGCAAATTGTGCCTTCCGAATTGATAGATCATGAACAATTGAACGATTGCAAACCGAAGTACAATATCCAAAACATCAG ATCAATAGAAAAAGCTGGGGGAAGACTTAAGAATTCTGCATACATATTCCTTGAAGAATGGATGACTTCTGGCAAAATTCGACCCACACTCAGTCACCTATTACAGCTGCTTGTAAAGTCTGAACTATGGCGAGCCGCAGAGTACGTAGCAATCAATTTGTTGAGCG AAGCACCACCTCAGCGACCAACGACAGGACCTGCCGCAAAAATAGACATTTCTTTGCCAGACGACTTGGGCGGTATTGATAACGAACTGTTGAACGGAAACTATCCGAATACATCGGAGATTATGGATTTGAATCGGTGCCTTGAAGCTGCCAGTAAAAACATTGCGAGCAAGCAAATATTTGACCGTTCGTTGATGCCGGATCGCCCCATAAGCGAACAGGATTTGATACGTATGGCAACCGCGCCGCAATTGAGTCAAGATGTTGCTTCAACGCCAGTCCAGACAACGAATCACTTAACTCGCAGACCGGAACATCGAGACAGTCAGATACAATTGTCACATGTAAATTCCGAAGATTCGCAATCCAATACCGGTGACATTCCGAacttatcaattttcaatgttgccGATGGTACTGCAAGTGGGCAACCGGAATGCGCAGCCAGAAATGTTCCGTACTTCTCACAGATCACGGATCGATCGCAGTCAACGTCCGGCAGTGCCATGTCGAGGGTGTATTCAAATGATGAAGGTGAAAATTCTACCGGAAATGTTCCACATTTGTCAGAATTAATGGGACAGCTCAACAATCAAACGAATTGCTCAGCGTCAGCTATAAATCCTATGGATCGAATTTCGTCTGTTCCAACATTAACCAGTTTACcgaatttttcgcaattattGAATCAGTCGCAGTCGTTAGATAATCGgggaaagaaacaaaattcaaccGATCACCATGAGTCGCCAAACGGAAATAttccacatttttcacaattacTTAGTCAGTCGCATCCAACATCTGATAATTTAACGTCAGAACAGAATTCCAACGATACACAAGAATGTTTTGATGGAAATGTTCCACATTTGTCACAATTACTGAGTCAGTCGCATCCAA CAACCGATGAAGGAGAATCTTTTGAAGCAAATGTGCCACATTTGTCACAATTAGTAAATCAGTCAATTGATGGATCGGGAGCATGA
- the LOC119066681 gene encoding UDP-glucosyltransferase 2-like, producing the protein MITKLCRICFSCVLLLLHLTASVNGYKILGVFPCPSRSHYAIGHALMNGLADDGHEVTFVSPFPLNKPIKNCTEILLEHSWAGYKRDFMKGNLLEVNNVHFWDSFLNVLDYGTKLTGWATTSENLKELIRSDKTFDVIIIELIYGEALLGLGHHFNAPVIATSSFGAYKWTTDVVASPVFSSFMPNTNNGYTDRMNFWQRMYNSASYWFDDIVMPLLSTSVQQRYLHDLFPNAKNMPTIAELKRNVSLVLLNTHWTVGTARPYRPYPPNMIEVGGMHIDREIQPLPPNIQRFLDDAGRHGAIYLALGSCIEFSKLSNDKKDAIINALAEYPQMRIIIKSEEMITIPSHKPTDILIGPWFLQQSILAHSSVKLFITHGGMLSTLEAVHYAKPVIGIPIVFDEYLNSAVAQQNRYGISITFEQLTEHRLRTALRDIISNASYTENARIISDRYRDQLRPPLETAIHWVKHIAKNKGAPQMRMVAVDLPFTVLYNLDVWAFILCVIGMGSYLIQCVMRSSFRYLSTDRSSGEAKLKRN; encoded by the exons ATGATTACGAAATTGTGCCGGATTTGTTTCTCTTGTGTGTTGCTGTTGTTACATTTAACTGCGTCGGTGAATggttataaaattttaggcGTTTTTCCTTGTCCGTCACGATCTCACTATGCTATTGGACATGCACTGATGAATGGTCTAGCCGACGATGGACACGAAGTAACATTCGTCAGTCCGTTTCCGCTGAACAAACCGATAAAAAATTGCACTGAAATTCTACTCGAACATTCATGGGCTGGCTACAAACGAG ATTTCATGAAAGGAAATTTATTGGAGGTCAACAATGTCCACTTCTGGGATTCATTTTTGAACGTTCTTGATTATGGCACAAAACTAACTGGATGGGCAACGACTAGTGAAAATCTTAAGGAATTGATTCGTAGCGATAAAACGTTTGATGTAATTATCATAGAATTGATTTATGGCGAAGCACTTCTCGGACTGGGACACCACTTCAATGCACCAGTTATAGCAACGTCCTCATTCGGTGCATATAAGTGGACAACGGATGTTGTAGCTTCGCCCGTATTCTCGTCATTCATGCCGAACACAAACAACGGTTACACCGATCGCATGAATTTCTGGCAACGAATGTACAATTCGGCTAGCTATTGGTTTGATGACATTGTGATGCCACTGTTGTCAACGTCGGTACAACAACGGTATCTTCACGACCTGTTTCCGAATGCAAAGAACATGCCAACAATTGCAGAGCTGAAACGAAACGTATCACTCGTACTTTTAAATACACACTGGACAGTTGGAACGGCAAGACCGTATCGACCGTATCCACCGAATATGATCGAAGTCGGTGGCATGCACATCGATCGGGAAATTCAGCCATTGCCACCGAATATCCAGAGATTTCTGGATGATGCTGGACGACATGGTGCAATTTATTTGGCACTCGGCTCGTGCATAGAGTTCTCAAAACTTTCTAATGATAAGAAGGACGCAATAATCAATGCCCTTGCCGAGTATCCGCAAATGCGAATTATTATCAAAAGTGAAGAGATGATTACGATTCCGTCACATAAACCAACGGATATTCTAATTGGACCGTGGTTCTTGCAACAATCAATTTTAGCTCATTCTTCAGTAAAACTGTTCATCACACACGGTGGCATGCTTAGTACATTAGAAGCGGTACATTATGCTAAGCCTGTTATCGGTATACCAATTGTTTTCGATGAATATCTAAATTCGGCTGTAGCTCAACAGAACCGATATGGCATTAGTATAACATTTGAGCAATTAACAGAACACAGACTGCGAACGGCCCTAAGAGACATTATTTCGAATGCAAG CTACACCGAAAACGCAAGAATTATATCCGATCGATACAGAGACCAATTGAGACCACCGTTAGAAACGGCCATCCACTGGGTGAAACACATTGCGAAAAACAAAGGAGCACCACAAATGCGAATGGTTGCAGTCGATTTACCGTTTACTGTCTTATACAATTTGGACGTTTGGGCTTTCATCCTATGTGTCATTGGTATGGGATCATATCTTATTCAGTGTGTAATGCGATCGAGTTTTCGGTATCTATCTACTGATCGATCATCAGGCGAAGCAAAATTAAAGCGAAATTga